CTGAAGTTTCAGTGAAGTACAGGATCAGAAGTATGCACAAAAATGGCTCGCAGTTGTGGATGCCCCATACCATAGCATTCTCCCAAGCTGAGGGAACTTACAGGCAAAATGTAGCATGATGAATTTGATGTGTGTGTTTCTATTGTTTTGTTAATAACGAAAGATGGTTTATTTAATCTCTTGGCAAGTCCAAGACGAGGCGGCAGCTTCATGTGTTGATTCACACCGGTGAGCTTAGAGAACATTCAGTGGGAAATTATTTGTGCATGCACCGCAACATCCATCAAGATGCAAGCTGTGGGTATTCTTTGAACAGGATGATGTTTTTTTCTGTTTGCTCCCTGGAGAATCCCCCCATCTTATTCATAGGGCAAGGTGTCAGGCTAAATGGCCATTTTAATTCCAATAGAGCAAAATTACATAGTTGATGTTTGTGTGGTTTTTTATTCTTATATTGATCCCCTCTGTAAGACACTACAATTTATTCTCAACCCGTagcaattcttttccaattgtTTTAGGCTAGTTGCAGCTTCATTTTGGCTTTAGCTTTCACAATTTCACTCAACTTTGAACCTGCAATACTTATATGTAGTGCTACTAATATCTAATATCCCACCTTttgtaattcatttttttaatgcatagtttttgcctttttctacttattttattttatttttggaattgAATCTATGTATTAGTGAAGATAGAAATTAGtactctctctgtcccattttaaaTTACTATGTATTAgtattctttcttctttgtttattttttttaattattttttacttgtttttaaatttaattatttatgtttaatagtacttttagtgtagtttatatatatataatttgtatgttaatactaaatttaatattataaatttgattttttgtgtttaatagtacttttagtgtagtttctaaatatataaattttgtatattaatactaaatttaatattataaaaaattgaattaaaaataacttagtAAAGTCTCGTTAAcctttgttaaaaatatatGGGAAAGAAggtgtaattattatttgaggGTGTACACTGTTATTTGAGGGTGTAGAAGGAGTTTCAAAAGGCTATTTATGAAGGGGCTCAATCGAAAAAATGATGACAGAAATCAGATTCAGTTACTGAAAATTACTTCACCCATTTGGGCATTTTGCCACTCATTTGGGATATATCTCAGTTTCGGTGAGCCTCAAAATGAATGTTGCACATTTCTCGACGAGAGATGAGATGGGGAAATATATTGGATTGGGTGTTGAATTGTTCATGCGAGATGCTAACATGAATATACCATATTTCTAAAATACAATCGGAGTGAGACAACAAATGAATATACCATATTTCTAAAAATACAATCGGTGTGAGACAACAAATGGTACAATTTGACGTTTGTGCATATATTAAGGAGTTTCAACTTCGTAATTTGGTATGCAAATTACAACTGAGGAATGAACGTGCCCGCAGGCTGCTTTCATCCTTCTACTTGATTAGCCGAAGCCGATGACTCCACAACTGGAGGTATACAGTCCACCTTGTAACGCAGGACCTACGCCGTGAAAAACAAAATGGAAAGAGCATACCAACAGGGTGAGAACAAGTTGTCTCTCTaatctctatatatacacacgcggcataaaacacaaatatgataatatgatagCATGTTTGTACCGGGTACAACCAAAAAAGCTTTTGGGTTGTACCAGGTATAAGGTATTGAGCAGatatccattttttttaataatccaaGTTTCACGACTATATCCTAGACCCTATGAAGTCGCCTCTAGACCCATGAGAAGGTAAATCGAGACAATTTAGCTTTGAGATTCAACACCAAATTATACACACACTTATGCGTACAATGAGCTTATCCCAAACCAAAACAACAAATGTTCAGAGCAGGGATTGAACCCCACCCTGCCATTAGAAGTAAATCTTAAGTGAAACTTTTCATCCACTAAACTAATGCCCTAGGGCACAAGCATCCATTTTTTGTTGTAtcctgtgtgtgtgtgtgtattccaTATTCTAAAGCTTCAACACTGACAAGTTTGTGGCATTAGATGGATGCAATATTTCAGGTACCTTGCTGAAAAATGATGAATAAGAATTGTCCCATACGAGTTTGTAATTTCCAGCAATGCATGCGCAGAAGTTGCCCTGTAAGAGAACCAATAAGAATGGTGAGAATACAAAGTTACGACACAAAAGACATGTAGTTGAAAGCAATAACTTACTTGATCAGATTCATAGCGTTTGTAAGGTAAGATTGGCTGTATTCCAATGACCAAGAATACatagaaaaacaaagcaattgaAGTCACGAATCATAAACAGAAAGAAATTGTTCTGATGAAACAAGAAAGGTAATGGAATACTAATACCGTCTTCTTTCCAGAAGAATCTTCATACTCCAAGCTAAAACCAATATCCTGCTGAAAATTTTGGGACATCATAGTGGGATTTTAGCATAAGCATTGACTAGCACATActatcataaattaaaaatcatcAAAGAGTGCAGAGAAAACGGAAGGAAAAGAAATCCAAAGCATTGATGATACCAAATTCAGTCTCCCTTGGATCAATGAGAAATCCCAAGCAATATAAGAATTTATGTCTTCAACCGTCAATGAAACCTGAAAAAAGTAGGCCAATAACATGACTATGAATCATCAATTAAAGCAACTCTTTCTAGCCCCAGACAAAAGATAAAGGTAGTAACATGAGGTGCAGCAGTATGAAAATAAGCAACATTTATCAAACATCAAAGCTCTTTTATCAACAAAGAAGCTGACCTCATGTGTTTTTCCTGCTGCAACACTTACTTCCTGGTATTCTTCATTTTTACTGCATGAGAAGTTTTGAATTGTATATTTAGTCCAAATCCCAACTCCTAAGTGTTCAGATGATAACATAAAGGACTGCAAACACACCTGGCCTCTATTGCACCAGCATCCTCAGCGGTAATAAAAAATGGAGCATTTACAAATACATTACTGAAAAAGGATATGAAAGTACATTTAAATAGGCAGAATATGATAAGGGAAAAATAGAAAGGATATCCAATAAATTTGCTGAATCTTTTCCTAAGCACATCAGGGAAAGTAAACAGTAAGGGGTACAGAAAGCATGAAATccaattttgtatttaaaaaaaataaacacaaagCGTAATATTACCCAATAAATTTGATGAACCTTTCTAACTCAGATGCATAGACATCTACTGCTTTTTCCAGAATAGGTATTTGATTCCCTTGTCTGTTCAGATAATAAGAACAAAAAGACTTAGTAGCCAATCACAATCGCATCATAAGCAAGGGAATAACATGTTCTTAAGATAAAGttaaattacaataaaatttaaatcttaaaaattaaagaatcttAGTAAATCTCACAGTTTTCCCGCTTCAAGGTGCCGCCATAGCAGAGATAGATAAAGTCGAATGTTGAGTGCCATTTTGGTAAGGCTGTACAAAGGTGGACCATAACGATGTCGCTGCTCTTCCATTGGCCTGGTGTTAAAATAGAGTAATAGACTTCAAAAATAAGGAGAGAAGAATTGCTAATAGGTTCATAGATCAATTGCATATGGACCCAAGTAATAGAAGATTATGAAcagattttcaaaaaataatatggtAAAAGGTAGTCAGGATTGAGGAAAAATAAATACCCTTCATCATCATTTATCTGTCGAACAAAATCCAGCAACACCTGCACCATAGTGTCATATGATAAAGTAAATAACTATTATTGACAAGACTCCATCAACAGTATCAGCAAGTAAAACATGCCTAGCATGTCAATCTTCAGAAAGGAAGTAATTAAACAAAGTAATGCTGGATAATTCAGACTGCTGTGCCATGAGGCATTCATGACATAAGgaattagaataaggaaaaaaaatatatagcatGGAAAAAGCATTCTGCTATAGGAAATCAAAATGTATACTTGGGTCATAATTATAAATCAAGGCCTAGGCTGTATCCGGTAAATTTTGACATACTTGTGGTACTCCAACTAAATATTTCACCAGCGTCTTATAAACACCCGTTGCAGAACCCAGCTGAGCTAATTGCTTCCGTCTATAAGAAGTTAAATTCATCAGTGGTTAGACCATGTCACACAGTGTAAAAAGAACAACGTTTTACCAAACCAATTTTTACCGTTCCATCTGTTGATTCCATAATAGAGCATATTGTTCACGTATACTTCCACCAGAGTTAATTAAAGCTTCGACTGCAGCCTGCTTATTTCTCTCAGAACGCTCTTTCTGTTGTCTAATTAGTGTACCACGGAAGTCTTGAGGCAGGTAAGTCATAACTGCAGATATAATCAGAGAAACCAGAGTAAGTGCAAAATTTAACCCTGTTGCATAAATCATCAAGATTGCTATATGTAGGGAACAAAGTCCTAATGAACACAACAAGACTTCATGAAAAAAACTAGCAAACCAAATTAACTTGGAGTGCAagtttaactaaaaaaaacttCAGTACACCTCTAGTCATGATGTGAACTACCAAACTCCTCTCCCTTCATAATAAAATCAGTAAAACAACAGCAATGATTACTAAAACATGTAAATACGAAAGTCAATGATGTGAATTTTTGCTGCTTCTCTAGTTAGTTTCACAATTGACTTGTTAGCATACATGTTTGACATTCTCTTAAATGAGCATGTAGTTATATATACCTGATACTCTGATAGCTTTCAAATAATCTGCAGCTAATATTATCTTGCTAGCTATAGTGTTATACATGTATAAAACACTGGTTCTCCCTTGAGCTTGATGAAGATCTAGGCAGTGAGGAAACCAGCAATGGCTCTAGGTTTCCACAACTattgaaagaaatttttttttctttattatttgatttaatacattagatatttataaatatttttgaaatagaTAAATATTGACATTGCACGTCCacatcaaaatattttaaattgttaatgCAACGTTAGTGGTCGCATAAGCAATTTTAACAGTTATAGTTAATGGCATTAaatttttctttactttatcaATTTCAAGAGTATAGAGACtaaattaaccaaaattttagtAGAGGGGCAAAATTGAACAAAGTCATTTAGTACAGGGACCTCTGACATACTTTGACCTGCTAATTATTATAGTTGAGTTCACACAGCTTATAGTAATTGCTAACAAGTTAATCAATATATACAcactatgtgtgtgtgtgatagTTTATACATGTGAAAGTATTACATCAACCAACCAACCTGTATTGAATACATGTTCAGAATTCCTGGCTTGGAAAGTTACCAATAGTTTCAATGCactttcaaatttttcttttaaccGCAAGAGGACAGCACCAAGTTCAGCATCTTGAGCTGTTGATTGCTGAAGCTGAAATATAAAGGGAAAAGAAACACATTTCTATTAAGCCTATGGAAAATTCAAGAAGTTCAAGGTTGTTAATAAACTGATTTGGTAAAGTTAGTGATCACTATAACTGACACATGAATTTCTAAGCATTGCCTTGAAACTATAAACAAACTTAAATACAGAGCATCAGTAATTCAACACAGCCAGAACTTAAGACAAGGTTCATAGAACTGAAACTTAAAATCATAAAGCCGTGTTTCTCACACCATTGTAGGCCAATTGGATCTTTTCAACAAGAAAAGTATTTCTTCAATCTGTTCCCGGTTTTTCCACATGTTCTCATCAATTTTGTGGGGTGGTGTACTTTCTGCTTCGCGCACCAATAAACTTTCTCCTATCAAAaatatcaaattcaaataatgaGTTAGCACACATCCATAACCACAACATATTACAAAATAGGCAAATATGGAAGTTACTATAATATAAATTGATCCTTCCATAAATCAAAAGTCTGGAGAAATTACATATAAAAAGTGCTGGCATGAATTTGAAAGAAAGGGGAGAGGATTCGCAAGCACTTCATCACACCCCATGTTCAACATAAACCCAGACTTGCTAAACTTTCTTATAGTATTGATCCTTCAAAAAGATAAGCATAATGCAAGAACTAGAAGAGACAGCTCATGAATCAGGCATGCAATAATGCAATATTAGTGTCATTAATTGAAGCAAATTTGTTATGGagcattttctttctttctttgagaCAAACATGTCATCAGATCTAGATCCAGAAGGAGAGGAAGGGTAGTGTCCATAGACAAGTTCATATAAACAAACATGGAGGCTACACCTATCCCCCTCCAGCTGAACCCAGTTGACAATTTCAGTTAACTAACTTCAAAGTTTAAAGCATGATTGATGAGCAGTCTCAAAATGTAAACTGGACCCCTGAAACTCACACCTATGATGCTCAACTCACCTCAGAAATGcaaaatattctatttaaaaaatattaacaattcATTGGTTGGGATGGCAGAACTCCACAGGGATCTAGTCATCTAGTCCAAGATCAGAGATGCCTTTGACTCTTTTGACTTATGgccttcaactcttcaagtTAGCAATCCCAAAAAAGAAATTTGTCAATGGTAACTAGATACAGAGAGGGGCAAACATAAAGTTCATCACACCAGGGTCAGAATGAGCAGAGATCAAGGTCCATACTACACAATCACCTACCTACCCCCTTAAAACAAGAGTTTTTAGTATAGCTATACAAACAATCAAAACATCCACAAATATTCCCCCCACATTACCTACATTACACCAAGCTGAGCATTAACACATCTGCTTCAATCCCATGGCCAATAGTTAAGCTAAATGTGACAGACATTCTATTCTTCTAATAATGACCGACATTCTATTCTTCTAATAATGACTAGTCCCAATTAACTTTTGCAAATAATCAGTTATCGTATTAGCCTATTCATCATAAACTACACGCTTAATCTAAACTAAACAGGAGTTCAGCATAAAATCAAGTCACAGAAAAGTTCACAACCAAACTAAGAGAGTAGTAACGGCAGCAACCTATAGAAATAACCGAACTAGTAAATTAGCAGAAAATCGTCGAAATGAACATCCATACCTTCGCTCAAAGTACGCCCCTGCAGCAGATCACGGGCCACGGACCGAATTTCATCGCACAGACGAGAGACGTCATCGG
This region of Ipomoea triloba cultivar NCNSP0323 chromosome 15, ASM357664v1 genomic DNA includes:
- the LOC116007279 gene encoding uncharacterized protein LOC116007279 isoform X2 yields the protein MASTEGLVPITRAFLASYYDKHQFPPLSDDVSRLCDEIRSVARDLLQGRTLSEGESLLVREAESTPPHKIDENMWKNREQIEEILFLLKRSNWPTMLQQSTAQDAELGAVLLRLKEKFESALKLLVTFQARNSEHVFNTVMTYLPQDFRGTLIRQQKERSERNKQAAVEALINSGGSIREQYALLWNQQMERRKQLAQLGSATGVYKTLVKYLVGVPQVLLDFVRQINDDEGPMEEQRHRYGPPLYSLTKMALNIRLYLSLLWRHLEAGKLQGNQIPILEKAVDVYASELERFIKFIGNVFVNAPFFITAEDAGAIEASKNEEYQEVSVAAGKTHEVSLTVEDINSYIAWDFSLIQGRLNLDIGFSLEYEDSSGKKTPILPYKRYESDQGNFCACIAGNYKLVWDNSYSSFFSKVLRYKVDCIPPVVESSASANQVEG
- the LOC116007279 gene encoding uncharacterized protein LOC116007279 isoform X1; its protein translation is MASTEGLVPITRAFLASYYDKHQFPPLSDDVSRLCDEIRSVARDLLQGRTLSEGESLLVREAESTPPHKIDENMWKNREQIEEILFLLKRSNWPTMLQQSTAQDAELGAVLLRLKEKFESALKLLVTFQARNSEHVFNTVMTYLPQDFRGTLIRQQKERSERNKQAAVEALINSGGSIREQYALLWNQQMERRKQLAQLGSATGVYKTLVKYLVGVPQVLLDFVRQINDDEGPMEEQRHRYGPPLYSLTKMALNIRLYLSLLWRHLEAGKLQGNQIPILEKAVDVYASELERFIKFIGNVFVNAPFFITAEDAGAIEASKNEEYQEVSVAAGKTHEVSLTVEDINSYIAWDFSLIQGRLNLQDIGFSLEYEDSSGKKTPILPYKRYESDQGNFCACIAGNYKLVWDNSYSSFFSKVLRYKVDCIPPVVESSASANQVEG